Proteins encoded by one window of Scatophagus argus isolate fScaArg1 chromosome 4, fScaArg1.pri, whole genome shotgun sequence:
- the trim36 gene encoding E3 ubiquitin-protein ligase TRIM36 isoform X2 has translation MSDSEDMTEFASIVERIERGEVPIKNIERELICPICKELFTHPLILPCQHSVCHKCVRELLMLNHEDSFDAGSECSMPGSPRSRVPSPSMERLDRLVRSGSISSPGWRRGSVTPRVTTIPCPGCQHDIDLGERGISMLFRNFTLESIVERYRQAARAAVAIMCNICKPPQQQEATKSCMDCKASYCNECFKVHHPWGTPKAQHEYVGPTTNFRPKVLMCPEHEMEKVNMYCEVCRRPVCHLCKLGGSHANHKVTSMSSAYKILKEKLAKSIHYLISKEDQVRTQITELELLINQTEENGQLAERQANEHFERLFETLQERKSEMLRSIEQSRNRRLDQLKGQVEEYQGMLENSGLVGYAQEVLKETDQSCFVQTAKQLHIRIQKATESLRTFHPSADPCFDEFVLDTSREETLLKEMCFGGVPDPPIIDLSTSKVYNEASICWRLSDDHLPTDHHVLEYRRLGGPSQSPSQEDGEDSGVWRATDRVYGPSTVVCDLDPHSLYAFRVRSCRNSMFSPYSHEVTFHTPPAPVFGFLFSDKCGFSTERLILNKQRDTVENVAGMAFLLAADRVQTGSYIGLDYIIGDTGITQGRHYWAFKVEPYSYMVKVGVASDSKLLEWFHNPRDTSSPRYDHDSGHDSGSEDTCYELSQPFTLLTLGMGKLFIPKASSSSSVSTANASASGDPGNRVLPMPQRLGICLDYDACRVYFYDADTMRCLYERQVDCSGTMYPAFGLMGSGKVQLEEFITAKRLTF, from the exons ATGTCGGACTCAGAGGACATGACGGAGTTCGCCAGCATCGTGGAGCGGATCGAGCGGGGCGAG GTCCCGATCAAGAACATCGAGAGGGAGCTGATCTGCCCCATCTGTAAGGAGCTCTTCACCCATCCGCTGATCCTGCCCTGTCAACACAGCGTCTGCCATAAGTGTGTCAGAGAGCTGCTCATGCTGAACCATGAGGACTCCTTTGATGCTGGCTCAGAGTGCTCCATGCCCGGCAGCCCCAGGTCCAGGGTGCCGTCCCCCTCTATGGAGAGGCTGGACAGGCTTGTGAGATCAG GCTCCATCTCGTCTCCGGGATGGCGCAGAGGGTCGGTGACTCCCCGGGTCACCACCATCCCGTGCCCTGGCTGCCAGCATGACATCGACCTTGGAGAGCGCGGCATCAGCATGCTGTTTCGTAACTTCACCCTGGAGAGCATCGTTGAGCGCTACCGCCAGGCTGCTCGTGCAGCCGTTGCAATCATGTGCAACATCTGCAAacctccacagcagcaggaggccACAAAGAGCTGCATGGACTGCAAGGCGAGCTACTGTAACGAGTGCTTCAAGGTGCACCACCCCTGGGGCACACCCAAAGCTCAGCACGAGTATGTTGGGCCCACTACGAATTTCAGGCCCAAG GTGCTCATGTGTCCGGAGCATGAGATGGAGAAGGTCAACATGTACTGTGAGGTCTGCAGGCGACCCGTGTGCCACTTGTGCAAGCTGGGAGGATCCCACGCCAACCACAAAGTCACCAGCATGAGCAGTGCCTACAAGATCCTCAAG GAGAAGCTGGCCAAGAGTATCCATTACCTCATCAGCAAAGAAGACCAAGTCAGGACTCAGATTACAGAGCTTGAACTGCTCATCAATCAGACTGAG GAAAATGGCCAACTAGCAGAGCGTCAAGCCAATGAGCACTTTGAGCGTCTCTTTGAGACTCTGCAGGAGAGGAAATCAGAGATGCTGAGGTCCATCGAACAGTCTCGAAACCGACGCCTGGACCAACTCAAGGGCCAG GTGGAGGAGTACCAGGGCATGCTGGAGAACAGTGGTCTAGTGGGCTACGCTCAGGAGGTGCTGAAAGAGACGGATCAGTCCTGCTTCGTACAGACTGCAAAGCAGCTACACATCAG gatcCAGAAGGCCACAGAGTCTCTGAGGACCTTCCACCCTTCAGCTGACCCCTGCTTTGATGAGTTTGTGCTGGACACATCCAGAGAAGAAACTCTGCTCAAAGAGATGTGCTTTGGTGGAG TTCCAGACCCTCCTATAATTGACTTGTCCACCAGCAAAGTCTATAACGAGGCCTCAATCTGCTGGAGGCTGTCCGATGACCACCTACCTACTGATCACCACGTGCTTGAATACCGCAG acTTGGAGGACCGAGCCAGTCCCCGTCCCAGGAGGACGGTGAGGACAGTGGGGTCTGGAGGGCTACAGACAGGGTTTACGGTCCCAGCACTGTGGTGTGTGACCTGGATCCTCACAGTCTGTACGCGTTCAGAGTCCGCAGCTGCAGGAACTCCATGTTCAGCCCCTACAGCCACGAGGTCACCTTCCACACACCACCTGCACCTG TCTTTGGTTTCCTGTTCAGCGACAAGTGTGGCTTCAGTACGGAGCGACTCATTCTAAACAAGCAACGTGACACAGTGGAGAACGTAGCAGGCATGGCCTTCCTCCTTGCAGCAGATCGTGTGCAGACGGGCAGCTACATTGGACTAGACTACATAATTGGGGACACGGGCATCACTCAGGGAAG acACTATTGGGCCTTCAAGGTGGAGCCGTACTCCTACATGGTTAAAGTTGGAGTAGCCTCCGACTCAAAGTTGCTCGAATGGTTTCACAATCCCAGAGATACCAGCAGCCCAAG gtATGACCATGACAGTGGACATGACAGTGGCAGTGAGGACACATGCTACGAGCTCTCCCAGCCCTTCACCCTCCTCACCCTGGGCATGGGCAAACTCTTCATCCCCAAggcttcttcatcctcctccgTTTCCACGGCAAACGCATCCGCCTCTGGTGACCCTGGCAACCGTGTGCTTCCCATGCCACAGCGGTTGGGCATATGTCTCGATTATGATGCATGCCGGGTGTATTTTTACGACGCCGACACCATGAGGTGCCTTTATGAGAGGCAGGTTGATTGCTCGGGAACCATGTATCCGGCTTTCGGCCTCATGGGCAGCGGCAAGGTTCAACTGGAAGAGTTCATCACCGCCAAGAGACTAACCTTTTGA
- the trim36 gene encoding E3 ubiquitin-protein ligase TRIM36 isoform X1: MSDSEDMTEFASIVERIERGEVPIKNIERELICPICKELFTHPLILPCQHSVCHKCVRELLMLNHEDSFDAGSECSMPGSPRSRVPSPSMERLDRLVRSGGSRGSISSPGWRRGSVTPRVTTIPCPGCQHDIDLGERGISMLFRNFTLESIVERYRQAARAAVAIMCNICKPPQQQEATKSCMDCKASYCNECFKVHHPWGTPKAQHEYVGPTTNFRPKVLMCPEHEMEKVNMYCEVCRRPVCHLCKLGGSHANHKVTSMSSAYKILKEKLAKSIHYLISKEDQVRTQITELELLINQTEENGQLAERQANEHFERLFETLQERKSEMLRSIEQSRNRRLDQLKGQVEEYQGMLENSGLVGYAQEVLKETDQSCFVQTAKQLHIRIQKATESLRTFHPSADPCFDEFVLDTSREETLLKEMCFGGVPDPPIIDLSTSKVYNEASICWRLSDDHLPTDHHVLEYRRLGGPSQSPSQEDGEDSGVWRATDRVYGPSTVVCDLDPHSLYAFRVRSCRNSMFSPYSHEVTFHTPPAPVFGFLFSDKCGFSTERLILNKQRDTVENVAGMAFLLAADRVQTGSYIGLDYIIGDTGITQGRHYWAFKVEPYSYMVKVGVASDSKLLEWFHNPRDTSSPRYDHDSGHDSGSEDTCYELSQPFTLLTLGMGKLFIPKASSSSSVSTANASASGDPGNRVLPMPQRLGICLDYDACRVYFYDADTMRCLYERQVDCSGTMYPAFGLMGSGKVQLEEFITAKRLTF; encoded by the exons ATGTCGGACTCAGAGGACATGACGGAGTTCGCCAGCATCGTGGAGCGGATCGAGCGGGGCGAG GTCCCGATCAAGAACATCGAGAGGGAGCTGATCTGCCCCATCTGTAAGGAGCTCTTCACCCATCCGCTGATCCTGCCCTGTCAACACAGCGTCTGCCATAAGTGTGTCAGAGAGCTGCTCATGCTGAACCATGAGGACTCCTTTGATGCTGGCTCAGAGTGCTCCATGCCCGGCAGCCCCAGGTCCAGGGTGCCGTCCCCCTCTATGGAGAGGCTGGACAGGCTTGTGAGATCAGGTGGGTCTCGGG GCTCCATCTCGTCTCCGGGATGGCGCAGAGGGTCGGTGACTCCCCGGGTCACCACCATCCCGTGCCCTGGCTGCCAGCATGACATCGACCTTGGAGAGCGCGGCATCAGCATGCTGTTTCGTAACTTCACCCTGGAGAGCATCGTTGAGCGCTACCGCCAGGCTGCTCGTGCAGCCGTTGCAATCATGTGCAACATCTGCAAacctccacagcagcaggaggccACAAAGAGCTGCATGGACTGCAAGGCGAGCTACTGTAACGAGTGCTTCAAGGTGCACCACCCCTGGGGCACACCCAAAGCTCAGCACGAGTATGTTGGGCCCACTACGAATTTCAGGCCCAAG GTGCTCATGTGTCCGGAGCATGAGATGGAGAAGGTCAACATGTACTGTGAGGTCTGCAGGCGACCCGTGTGCCACTTGTGCAAGCTGGGAGGATCCCACGCCAACCACAAAGTCACCAGCATGAGCAGTGCCTACAAGATCCTCAAG GAGAAGCTGGCCAAGAGTATCCATTACCTCATCAGCAAAGAAGACCAAGTCAGGACTCAGATTACAGAGCTTGAACTGCTCATCAATCAGACTGAG GAAAATGGCCAACTAGCAGAGCGTCAAGCCAATGAGCACTTTGAGCGTCTCTTTGAGACTCTGCAGGAGAGGAAATCAGAGATGCTGAGGTCCATCGAACAGTCTCGAAACCGACGCCTGGACCAACTCAAGGGCCAG GTGGAGGAGTACCAGGGCATGCTGGAGAACAGTGGTCTAGTGGGCTACGCTCAGGAGGTGCTGAAAGAGACGGATCAGTCCTGCTTCGTACAGACTGCAAAGCAGCTACACATCAG gatcCAGAAGGCCACAGAGTCTCTGAGGACCTTCCACCCTTCAGCTGACCCCTGCTTTGATGAGTTTGTGCTGGACACATCCAGAGAAGAAACTCTGCTCAAAGAGATGTGCTTTGGTGGAG TTCCAGACCCTCCTATAATTGACTTGTCCACCAGCAAAGTCTATAACGAGGCCTCAATCTGCTGGAGGCTGTCCGATGACCACCTACCTACTGATCACCACGTGCTTGAATACCGCAG acTTGGAGGACCGAGCCAGTCCCCGTCCCAGGAGGACGGTGAGGACAGTGGGGTCTGGAGGGCTACAGACAGGGTTTACGGTCCCAGCACTGTGGTGTGTGACCTGGATCCTCACAGTCTGTACGCGTTCAGAGTCCGCAGCTGCAGGAACTCCATGTTCAGCCCCTACAGCCACGAGGTCACCTTCCACACACCACCTGCACCTG TCTTTGGTTTCCTGTTCAGCGACAAGTGTGGCTTCAGTACGGAGCGACTCATTCTAAACAAGCAACGTGACACAGTGGAGAACGTAGCAGGCATGGCCTTCCTCCTTGCAGCAGATCGTGTGCAGACGGGCAGCTACATTGGACTAGACTACATAATTGGGGACACGGGCATCACTCAGGGAAG acACTATTGGGCCTTCAAGGTGGAGCCGTACTCCTACATGGTTAAAGTTGGAGTAGCCTCCGACTCAAAGTTGCTCGAATGGTTTCACAATCCCAGAGATACCAGCAGCCCAAG gtATGACCATGACAGTGGACATGACAGTGGCAGTGAGGACACATGCTACGAGCTCTCCCAGCCCTTCACCCTCCTCACCCTGGGCATGGGCAAACTCTTCATCCCCAAggcttcttcatcctcctccgTTTCCACGGCAAACGCATCCGCCTCTGGTGACCCTGGCAACCGTGTGCTTCCCATGCCACAGCGGTTGGGCATATGTCTCGATTATGATGCATGCCGGGTGTATTTTTACGACGCCGACACCATGAGGTGCCTTTATGAGAGGCAGGTTGATTGCTCGGGAACCATGTATCCGGCTTTCGGCCTCATGGGCAGCGGCAAGGTTCAACTGGAAGAGTTCATCACCGCCAAGAGACTAACCTTTTGA
- the trim36 gene encoding E3 ubiquitin-protein ligase TRIM36 isoform X3, with protein sequence MSAEMRRGSTTAVPIKNIERELICPICKELFTHPLILPCQHSVCHKCVRELLMLNHEDSFDAGSECSMPGSPRSRVPSPSMERLDRLVRSGGSRGSISSPGWRRGSVTPRVTTIPCPGCQHDIDLGERGISMLFRNFTLESIVERYRQAARAAVAIMCNICKPPQQQEATKSCMDCKASYCNECFKVHHPWGTPKAQHEYVGPTTNFRPKVLMCPEHEMEKVNMYCEVCRRPVCHLCKLGGSHANHKVTSMSSAYKILKEKLAKSIHYLISKEDQVRTQITELELLINQTEENGQLAERQANEHFERLFETLQERKSEMLRSIEQSRNRRLDQLKGQVEEYQGMLENSGLVGYAQEVLKETDQSCFVQTAKQLHIRIQKATESLRTFHPSADPCFDEFVLDTSREETLLKEMCFGGVPDPPIIDLSTSKVYNEASICWRLSDDHLPTDHHVLEYRRLGGPSQSPSQEDGEDSGVWRATDRVYGPSTVVCDLDPHSLYAFRVRSCRNSMFSPYSHEVTFHTPPAPVFGFLFSDKCGFSTERLILNKQRDTVENVAGMAFLLAADRVQTGSYIGLDYIIGDTGITQGRHYWAFKVEPYSYMVKVGVASDSKLLEWFHNPRDTSSPRYDHDSGHDSGSEDTCYELSQPFTLLTLGMGKLFIPKASSSSSVSTANASASGDPGNRVLPMPQRLGICLDYDACRVYFYDADTMRCLYERQVDCSGTMYPAFGLMGSGKVQLEEFITAKRLTF encoded by the exons ATGTCGGCAGAGATGCGGCGTGGCAGCACGACTGCG GTCCCGATCAAGAACATCGAGAGGGAGCTGATCTGCCCCATCTGTAAGGAGCTCTTCACCCATCCGCTGATCCTGCCCTGTCAACACAGCGTCTGCCATAAGTGTGTCAGAGAGCTGCTCATGCTGAACCATGAGGACTCCTTTGATGCTGGCTCAGAGTGCTCCATGCCCGGCAGCCCCAGGTCCAGGGTGCCGTCCCCCTCTATGGAGAGGCTGGACAGGCTTGTGAGATCAGGTGGGTCTCGGG GCTCCATCTCGTCTCCGGGATGGCGCAGAGGGTCGGTGACTCCCCGGGTCACCACCATCCCGTGCCCTGGCTGCCAGCATGACATCGACCTTGGAGAGCGCGGCATCAGCATGCTGTTTCGTAACTTCACCCTGGAGAGCATCGTTGAGCGCTACCGCCAGGCTGCTCGTGCAGCCGTTGCAATCATGTGCAACATCTGCAAacctccacagcagcaggaggccACAAAGAGCTGCATGGACTGCAAGGCGAGCTACTGTAACGAGTGCTTCAAGGTGCACCACCCCTGGGGCACACCCAAAGCTCAGCACGAGTATGTTGGGCCCACTACGAATTTCAGGCCCAAG GTGCTCATGTGTCCGGAGCATGAGATGGAGAAGGTCAACATGTACTGTGAGGTCTGCAGGCGACCCGTGTGCCACTTGTGCAAGCTGGGAGGATCCCACGCCAACCACAAAGTCACCAGCATGAGCAGTGCCTACAAGATCCTCAAG GAGAAGCTGGCCAAGAGTATCCATTACCTCATCAGCAAAGAAGACCAAGTCAGGACTCAGATTACAGAGCTTGAACTGCTCATCAATCAGACTGAG GAAAATGGCCAACTAGCAGAGCGTCAAGCCAATGAGCACTTTGAGCGTCTCTTTGAGACTCTGCAGGAGAGGAAATCAGAGATGCTGAGGTCCATCGAACAGTCTCGAAACCGACGCCTGGACCAACTCAAGGGCCAG GTGGAGGAGTACCAGGGCATGCTGGAGAACAGTGGTCTAGTGGGCTACGCTCAGGAGGTGCTGAAAGAGACGGATCAGTCCTGCTTCGTACAGACTGCAAAGCAGCTACACATCAG gatcCAGAAGGCCACAGAGTCTCTGAGGACCTTCCACCCTTCAGCTGACCCCTGCTTTGATGAGTTTGTGCTGGACACATCCAGAGAAGAAACTCTGCTCAAAGAGATGTGCTTTGGTGGAG TTCCAGACCCTCCTATAATTGACTTGTCCACCAGCAAAGTCTATAACGAGGCCTCAATCTGCTGGAGGCTGTCCGATGACCACCTACCTACTGATCACCACGTGCTTGAATACCGCAG acTTGGAGGACCGAGCCAGTCCCCGTCCCAGGAGGACGGTGAGGACAGTGGGGTCTGGAGGGCTACAGACAGGGTTTACGGTCCCAGCACTGTGGTGTGTGACCTGGATCCTCACAGTCTGTACGCGTTCAGAGTCCGCAGCTGCAGGAACTCCATGTTCAGCCCCTACAGCCACGAGGTCACCTTCCACACACCACCTGCACCTG TCTTTGGTTTCCTGTTCAGCGACAAGTGTGGCTTCAGTACGGAGCGACTCATTCTAAACAAGCAACGTGACACAGTGGAGAACGTAGCAGGCATGGCCTTCCTCCTTGCAGCAGATCGTGTGCAGACGGGCAGCTACATTGGACTAGACTACATAATTGGGGACACGGGCATCACTCAGGGAAG acACTATTGGGCCTTCAAGGTGGAGCCGTACTCCTACATGGTTAAAGTTGGAGTAGCCTCCGACTCAAAGTTGCTCGAATGGTTTCACAATCCCAGAGATACCAGCAGCCCAAG gtATGACCATGACAGTGGACATGACAGTGGCAGTGAGGACACATGCTACGAGCTCTCCCAGCCCTTCACCCTCCTCACCCTGGGCATGGGCAAACTCTTCATCCCCAAggcttcttcatcctcctccgTTTCCACGGCAAACGCATCCGCCTCTGGTGACCCTGGCAACCGTGTGCTTCCCATGCCACAGCGGTTGGGCATATGTCTCGATTATGATGCATGCCGGGTGTATTTTTACGACGCCGACACCATGAGGTGCCTTTATGAGAGGCAGGTTGATTGCTCGGGAACCATGTATCCGGCTTTCGGCCTCATGGGCAGCGGCAAGGTTCAACTGGAAGAGTTCATCACCGCCAAGAGACTAACCTTTTGA
- the trim36 gene encoding E3 ubiquitin-protein ligase TRIM36 isoform X4: MLNHEDSFDAGSECSMPGSPRSRVPSPSMERLDRLVRSGGSRGSISSPGWRRGSVTPRVTTIPCPGCQHDIDLGERGISMLFRNFTLESIVERYRQAARAAVAIMCNICKPPQQQEATKSCMDCKASYCNECFKVHHPWGTPKAQHEYVGPTTNFRPKVLMCPEHEMEKVNMYCEVCRRPVCHLCKLGGSHANHKVTSMSSAYKILKEKLAKSIHYLISKEDQVRTQITELELLINQTEENGQLAERQANEHFERLFETLQERKSEMLRSIEQSRNRRLDQLKGQVEEYQGMLENSGLVGYAQEVLKETDQSCFVQTAKQLHIRIQKATESLRTFHPSADPCFDEFVLDTSREETLLKEMCFGGVPDPPIIDLSTSKVYNEASICWRLSDDHLPTDHHVLEYRRLGGPSQSPSQEDGEDSGVWRATDRVYGPSTVVCDLDPHSLYAFRVRSCRNSMFSPYSHEVTFHTPPAPVFGFLFSDKCGFSTERLILNKQRDTVENVAGMAFLLAADRVQTGSYIGLDYIIGDTGITQGRHYWAFKVEPYSYMVKVGVASDSKLLEWFHNPRDTSSPRYDHDSGHDSGSEDTCYELSQPFTLLTLGMGKLFIPKASSSSSVSTANASASGDPGNRVLPMPQRLGICLDYDACRVYFYDADTMRCLYERQVDCSGTMYPAFGLMGSGKVQLEEFITAKRLTF; encoded by the exons ATGCTGAACCATGAGGACTCCTTTGATGCTGGCTCAGAGTGCTCCATGCCCGGCAGCCCCAGGTCCAGGGTGCCGTCCCCCTCTATGGAGAGGCTGGACAGGCTTGTGAGATCAGGTGGGTCTCGGG GCTCCATCTCGTCTCCGGGATGGCGCAGAGGGTCGGTGACTCCCCGGGTCACCACCATCCCGTGCCCTGGCTGCCAGCATGACATCGACCTTGGAGAGCGCGGCATCAGCATGCTGTTTCGTAACTTCACCCTGGAGAGCATCGTTGAGCGCTACCGCCAGGCTGCTCGTGCAGCCGTTGCAATCATGTGCAACATCTGCAAacctccacagcagcaggaggccACAAAGAGCTGCATGGACTGCAAGGCGAGCTACTGTAACGAGTGCTTCAAGGTGCACCACCCCTGGGGCACACCCAAAGCTCAGCACGAGTATGTTGGGCCCACTACGAATTTCAGGCCCAAG GTGCTCATGTGTCCGGAGCATGAGATGGAGAAGGTCAACATGTACTGTGAGGTCTGCAGGCGACCCGTGTGCCACTTGTGCAAGCTGGGAGGATCCCACGCCAACCACAAAGTCACCAGCATGAGCAGTGCCTACAAGATCCTCAAG GAGAAGCTGGCCAAGAGTATCCATTACCTCATCAGCAAAGAAGACCAAGTCAGGACTCAGATTACAGAGCTTGAACTGCTCATCAATCAGACTGAG GAAAATGGCCAACTAGCAGAGCGTCAAGCCAATGAGCACTTTGAGCGTCTCTTTGAGACTCTGCAGGAGAGGAAATCAGAGATGCTGAGGTCCATCGAACAGTCTCGAAACCGACGCCTGGACCAACTCAAGGGCCAG GTGGAGGAGTACCAGGGCATGCTGGAGAACAGTGGTCTAGTGGGCTACGCTCAGGAGGTGCTGAAAGAGACGGATCAGTCCTGCTTCGTACAGACTGCAAAGCAGCTACACATCAG gatcCAGAAGGCCACAGAGTCTCTGAGGACCTTCCACCCTTCAGCTGACCCCTGCTTTGATGAGTTTGTGCTGGACACATCCAGAGAAGAAACTCTGCTCAAAGAGATGTGCTTTGGTGGAG TTCCAGACCCTCCTATAATTGACTTGTCCACCAGCAAAGTCTATAACGAGGCCTCAATCTGCTGGAGGCTGTCCGATGACCACCTACCTACTGATCACCACGTGCTTGAATACCGCAG acTTGGAGGACCGAGCCAGTCCCCGTCCCAGGAGGACGGTGAGGACAGTGGGGTCTGGAGGGCTACAGACAGGGTTTACGGTCCCAGCACTGTGGTGTGTGACCTGGATCCTCACAGTCTGTACGCGTTCAGAGTCCGCAGCTGCAGGAACTCCATGTTCAGCCCCTACAGCCACGAGGTCACCTTCCACACACCACCTGCACCTG TCTTTGGTTTCCTGTTCAGCGACAAGTGTGGCTTCAGTACGGAGCGACTCATTCTAAACAAGCAACGTGACACAGTGGAGAACGTAGCAGGCATGGCCTTCCTCCTTGCAGCAGATCGTGTGCAGACGGGCAGCTACATTGGACTAGACTACATAATTGGGGACACGGGCATCACTCAGGGAAG acACTATTGGGCCTTCAAGGTGGAGCCGTACTCCTACATGGTTAAAGTTGGAGTAGCCTCCGACTCAAAGTTGCTCGAATGGTTTCACAATCCCAGAGATACCAGCAGCCCAAG gtATGACCATGACAGTGGACATGACAGTGGCAGTGAGGACACATGCTACGAGCTCTCCCAGCCCTTCACCCTCCTCACCCTGGGCATGGGCAAACTCTTCATCCCCAAggcttcttcatcctcctccgTTTCCACGGCAAACGCATCCGCCTCTGGTGACCCTGGCAACCGTGTGCTTCCCATGCCACAGCGGTTGGGCATATGTCTCGATTATGATGCATGCCGGGTGTATTTTTACGACGCCGACACCATGAGGTGCCTTTATGAGAGGCAGGTTGATTGCTCGGGAACCATGTATCCGGCTTTCGGCCTCATGGGCAGCGGCAAGGTTCAACTGGAAGAGTTCATCACCGCCAAGAGACTAACCTTTTGA